The Candidatus Methylomirabilota bacterium genome includes the window CCAGCACGTCCGAGAGATACGCCGGCGTTACGCCCAGCGTCTCGGCGAGGGCCTGCTGTGAGCCCGCCCTCTTCGCCCGTTGCCGTAGCAGCTCCACGAGATCCACCTTGCTCAACGGCTTCATTCATGGCCTCCTCCTTCGGTAGTGTAGATACGCATGAAAGCGTATTAGTGGAAGCCATGTCAAGCCCGTTGCGCCGCCCGCTGACGGTAGGCCTCGATCGCCGCCGCGCTGAAGCGGAGGTTGCGGGTGCCGGTCTCGACGACGAGGCCCCGATAGCGCTTCCTCGCCTGTCGATAGAGCGTTGCTGGCGCGATGCCAAGGCGCCGAGCGGCCTCCTCGACCTCGAGCGGCTCGTCTTGCGCCGTCGGCGAGGCCTGCTCCGCCGGCATCGCGGCCATCGCGGTCTGGACCGCCGCCTGGGCGCGGAGCAGCCGGAACCCGAGGTCGGTGAGCACGACGCGTGGGAGCGTGCGCGCCATCTCCGG containing:
- a CDS encoding helix-turn-helix transcriptional regulator, which gives rise to MKPLSKVDLVELLRQRAKRAGSQQALAETLGVTPAYLSDVLAGRREPGPKILEALRLRRQVVYVRRGGG